Proteins encoded by one window of Cylindrospermum stagnale PCC 7417:
- a CDS encoding FKBP-type peptidyl-prolyl cis-trans isomerase: MKSILLSVAFMLVCVVALVVAQVGGKQDSAIAAKLTQTPPAVTTVNENNTLIASKIMSDANVVTTPSGLKYVELAKGTGATPQKGQTVVVHYVGTLEDGTKFDSSRDRGQPFEFKIGIGQVIKGWDEGLSTMKIGDRRQLIIPSELGYGARGAGNVIPPHATLVFDVELLNIK, encoded by the coding sequence TTGAAATCAATTTTACTCAGCGTGGCGTTCATGCTGGTTTGTGTTGTGGCTTTGGTGGTGGCGCAAGTTGGCGGTAAACAGGATAGTGCTATTGCTGCTAAGTTGACCCAAACGCCACCAGCGGTCACTACTGTTAATGAAAACAATACCCTGATAGCGAGCAAGATTATGTCTGATGCGAATGTCGTCACTACCCCTTCTGGATTGAAGTATGTTGAGTTAGCAAAGGGGACGGGAGCGACTCCTCAAAAAGGACAAACGGTTGTGGTTCACTACGTTGGTACTCTAGAAGATGGTACTAAGTTTGATAGTTCACGCGATCGCGGCCAACCCTTCGAGTTTAAAATCGGTATCGGACAGGTGATCAAGGGCTGGGATGAAGGTCTGAGCACGATGAAAATTGGCGATCGCCGTCAGTTAATTATCCCCTCAGAGTTAGGTTATGGTGCTCGTGGTGCTGGTAATGTAATTCCACCCCACGCTACCCTGGTTTTTGATGTCGAATTGCTAAACATCAAATAA
- a CDS encoding phasin family protein: MDSNNWLQQLMMLGIGTTSLVADKLRQVGDELVKDGKLNPEQAKAVMDDIAQQLKSEQGTWEEQMQRQMRNMMQDLGVARQSEVDELRGRIDRLERQVRDLENKLWR, from the coding sequence ATGGACAGCAACAACTGGTTGCAGCAGCTAATGATGCTGGGTATTGGCACAACGTCTTTGGTTGCAGACAAACTGCGCCAAGTGGGTGATGAATTGGTCAAGGATGGGAAGCTGAATCCTGAGCAAGCCAAGGCGGTAATGGATGACATTGCACAGCAGTTAAAGTCGGAGCAAGGAACTTGGGAAGAGCAAATGCAGCGGCAAATGCGGAATATGATGCAGGATTTGGGGGTTGCTCGCCAGTCTGAGGTGGATGAGCTGCGGGGGAGAATTGACCGTTTAGAGCGTCAAGTGCGCGATTTAGAAAACAAGCTTTGGCGTTGA
- a CDS encoding dihydrofolate reductase — translation MNQPEIIIIAALAASNRVIGKNGKLPWSIPADSQRFQNLIIGHAIIMGRKTWEYDLEKRPAMECFNVVISASTPEDEIAELQLQYPSNLLFVTSIQEALQKVSHHQQAFIVGGAFIYSQALNLADTWELTLVEGDFEGDTFFPEYEFLIGNQFEMVNQEPHPGYRFETYKRII, via the coding sequence ATGAACCAGCCTGAGATCATCATCATTGCTGCTCTAGCTGCGTCAAATCGAGTCATCGGCAAAAATGGCAAGTTGCCTTGGAGCATTCCCGCCGATTCTCAGAGATTTCAGAATTTAATCATCGGTCACGCCATAATCATGGGTCGAAAAACTTGGGAATATGACCTTGAAAAGCGCCCAGCAATGGAGTGCTTCAATGTAGTTATTTCTGCCTCCACACCTGAAGATGAAATTGCCGAATTACAGCTTCAATACCCGTCTAATTTACTATTTGTAACTTCGATTCAAGAAGCCTTGCAGAAAGTCAGCCATCATCAACAGGCTTTTATTGTAGGCGGTGCTTTTATTTATAGCCAAGCATTGAATTTAGCAGATACCTGGGAACTCACTTTAGTAGAAGGAGATTTTGAAGGTGATACCTTCTTCCCTGAATATGAATTCCTGATTGGTAATCAGTTTGAAATGGTAAACCAAGAACCTCACCCAGGCTATAGATTTGAAACTTACAAACGAATTATTTAG